The following are encoded in a window of Labrus bergylta chromosome 16, fLabBer1.1, whole genome shotgun sequence genomic DNA:
- the mrtfbb gene encoding myocardin-related transcription factor B isoform X3 — protein MGLQNWLPSKSPLSSMACLDVETPSIYRVLQLCLQQRRSREQLVEQGIMPPLKSPAAFHEQIRSLERARTGNFLKHKLCSRPERSQLVRMHILQETQAQPSLQATQMKLKRVRLADDLNEKIAQRPGAMELVEKNILPVDSAVEEVINGGETKKQQDVYNFDEESSDALSPKQPDSQQSPRSTSTSPRESEATNATSYSSQLNSRTQQAVPPNSPSRSDVVNLVSTNENVVSSPQPINTSAPSTTPGPMLVKQSLPKLPSERSRSKRSKESKPRVKKLKYHQYIPPDQKQELNEVPMDSAYARLLQQQQQFLQLQILSQQQQQYNYQSVLPATPKATTEAQTSCSSVVVSANTASTPVQPWNTQTNRRPDYLPSNLDEMKVAELKMELKLRSLPVSGTKTDLIERLKSFQESSNIQTAAMTETIPEASQSEKLTSPVSPITSKVSNLGIDDCSSAESPTKLSGSPSPTHTACVNSPQRAPPDKSPIETFNRDSERDKRLHEKERQIEELMRRLEQEQRLVEELKMQLEVEKRSQQGDSPPQLSPLSPLQVKEENRSPSGCCHSPCLPVVIKQEEAEDQSHLASHAQLIINHQTETLQPVQTEAEILLPASFPANSITLHTTVSSAATGLLQPSGQMPQKIEASAALQQQCRTQTDPLTKSSSLSQPTLTLQQPKSTNHVSKCKDPPRYEDAVKQTRGMLTAIQAPTAASQQMDDLFDVLIESGEISPFIRQDPPSQDKPLPVTACVTTLPINTVSSRPPPLVQVAQLPTPPLSPSTSLAALASNPKLETLLDNYHAIEPRTLGTMEELQPPPVAMEVDLIESTSLINMDWLDLTMSVAGGGVNSLEMSAPVGVFSSDFLNSHELHLNWD, from the exons ATGGGACTCCAGAACTGGCTGCCCAGCAAATCACCTCTGTCCTCTATGGCCTGCCTTGATGTGGAGACCCCTTCCATCTACAGGG TCCTCCAgctctgtctgcagcagaggaggagccGGGAGCAGCTTGTGGAGCAGGGCATCATGCCGC CTCTGAAATCTCCTGCTGCCTTTCATGAACAGATCCGCAGCCTGGAGAGAGCCAGG actgGGAACTTCTTAAAGCACAAACTCTGCAGCAGACCTGAGCGCTCTCAGCTGGTTCGAATGCACATCCTACAAG aGACACAGGCCCAACCCTCCCTGCAGGCCACGCAGATGAAGCTGAAGAGGGTAAGACTGGCCGATGATCTCAATGAGAAGATCGCACAGCGGCCCGGAGCCATGGAACTggtggagaagaacatcctgccCGTTGACTCGGCAGTGGAAGAGGTCATCAATG GTGGTGAGACAAAAAAGCAGCAAGATGTTTACAACTTTGATGAGGAAAGCAGCGATGCCTTATCACCCAAACAGCCTGACAGCCAGCAGTCTCCCCGCTCCACCTCCACCTCACCAAGGGAGTCTGAGGCAACCAACGCCACTTCTTATTCATCTCAGTTAAACTCTCGCACGCAG CAGGCCGTACCACCTAACTCACCGTCACGATCAGATGTAGTCAACCTCGTCTCCACCAATGAGAATGTAGTATCCTCACCTCAGCCAATAAACACTAGTGCCCCTTCTACCACACCAGGGCCCATGCTTGTGAAG CAAAGCCTTCCAAAGCTGCCCAGCGAGAGAAGCCGCAGTAAGAGGAGCAAAGAGTCCAAGCCACGGGTGAAAAAGTTAAAATACCATCAGTACATTCCCCCCGACCAGAAGCAGGAGCTCAATGAAGTGCCGATGGACTCAGCTTATGCCCGccttttgcagcagcagcagcagtttctgcAGCTCCAGATTTTAAGccagcaacagcagcagtaCAACTATCAGAGTGTCCTTCCTGCCACACCTAA AGCAACAACTGAAGCACAAACCAGCTGTTCCTCGGTTGTCGTGAGCGCAAACACTGCATCGACCCCTGTGCAGCCTTGGAACACTCAGACGAACCGCAGGCCGGATTATTTACCATCTAATTTGGACGAGATGAAG GTTGCTGAGCTGAAAATGGAATTAAAACTTAGGTCGTTGCCTGTTTCAGGCACAAAAACGGATCTGATAGAGAGGCTAAAGTCCTTTCAGGAGAGCTCTAACATCCAGACTGCGGCTATGACTGAGACAATACCAGAAGCCTCCCAGTCTGAAAAATTAACCTCTCCTGTGTCCCCTATCACCTCCAAGGTGTCCAATCTGGGCATAGACGACTGCAGTAGTGCAGAGAGCCCCACAAAGCTTTCAGGGAGTCCGTCTCCAACTCACACTGCTTGTGTGAACTCCCCACAAAGAGCTCCACCAGATAAGAGTCCCATTGAGACCTTCAATAGAGACTCTGAGAGGGACAAACGTCTTCACGAGAAGGAGCGTCAGATAGAGGAGCTGATGAGAAGGCTGGAGCAGGAGCAGAGgctggtggaggagctgaagatgCAGCTGGAGGTGGAGAAGCGGAGTCAGCAGGGAGATTCTCCACCTCAGCtcagccctctctctcccctccaggtcaaagaagaaaacaggagcCCTTCAGGGTGCTGCCATTCTCCCTGTCTGCCAGTCGTGATCAAACAAGAGGAGGCTGAAGATCAGAGCCACTTAGCTTCTCATGCGCAGCTCATTATCAACCACCAGACTGAAACCCTGCAGCCGGTCCAGACTGAAGCTGAGATCCTTCTGCCTGCATCGTTTCCTGCCAACAGCATCACATTACACACTACTGTCAGCAGCGCAGCCACAGGCCTCCTCCAGCCCTCTGGACAGATGCCACAGAAAATAGAGGCCTCAGCAGCATTACAACAGCAGTGCAGGACTCAGACTGATCCACTGACAAAG TCTTCCTCTCTCAGCCAGCCTACTTTGACCTTGCAGCAGCCGAAATCAACAAACCATGTGTCGAAGTGTAAAGACCCGCCCCGCTACGAGGATGCGGTTAAACAGACACGCGGCATGCTAACGGCTATTCAG GCTCCCACAGCAGCCAGCCAGCAGATGGACGACCTGTTCGATGTGTTAATCGAGAGTGGTG AGATCTCCCCTTTCATCAGACAGGATCCTCCCAGTCAGGACAAGCCTCTCCCTGTAACAGCCTGTGTAACCACCCTTCCCATCAACACGGTGTCATCCCGCCCTCCACCCCTAGTGCAAGTGGCCCAGCTGCCTACACCACCTCTCAGCCCCTCCACCAGCTTGGCAGCCCTGGCTTCCAACCCGAAGCTGGAGACCCTCCTGGACAACTATCACGCTATCGAGCCACGAACACTGGGGACAATGGAGGAGCTGCAACCCCCTCCTGTTGCCATGGAGGTGGACCTAATTGAAAGCACCAGCTTGATCAATATGGATTGGCTGGACCTCACAATGTCTGTGGCAGGAGGCGGGGTCAACTCATTGGAAATGTCAGCGCCAGTGGGCGTCTTCTCTTCAGACTTCCTGAACTCACATGAACTGCACTTGAACTGGGACTGA
- the mrtfbb gene encoding myocardin-related transcription factor B isoform X1, whose protein sequence is MGLQNWLPSKSPLSSMACLDVETPSIYRGKFKSVLQLCLQQRRSREQLVEQGIMPPLKSPAAFHEQIRSLERARTGNFLKHKLCSRPERSQLVRMHILQETQAQPSLQATQMKLKRVRLADDLNEKIAQRPGAMELVEKNILPVDSAVEEVINGGETKKQQDVYNFDEESSDALSPKQPDSQQSPRSTSTSPRESEATNATSYSSQLNSRTQQAVPPNSPSRSDVVNLVSTNENVVSSPQPINTSAPSTTPGPMLVKQSLPKLPSERSRSKRSKESKPRVKKLKYHQYIPPDQKQELNEVPMDSAYARLLQQQQQFLQLQILSQQQQQYNYQSVLPATPKATTEAQTSCSSVVVSANTASTPVQPWNTQTNRRPDYLPSNLDEMKVAELKMELKLRSLPVSGTKTDLIERLKSFQESSNIQTAAMTETIPEASQSEKLTSPVSPITSKVSNLGIDDCSSAESPTKLSGSPSPTHTACVNSPQRAPPDKSPIETFNRDSERDKRLHEKERQIEELMRRLEQEQRLVEELKMQLEVEKRSQQGDSPPQLSPLSPLQVKEENRSPSGCCHSPCLPVVIKQEEAEDQSHLASHAQLIINHQTETLQPVQTEAEILLPASFPANSITLHTTVSSAATGLLQPSGQMPQKIEASAALQQQCRTQTDPLTKSSSLSQPTLTLQQPKSTNHVSKCKDPPRYEDAVKQTRGMLTAIQAPTAASQQMDDLFDVLIESGEISPFIRQDPPSQDKPLPVTACVTTLPINTVSSRPPPLVQVAQLPTPPLSPSTSLAALASNPKLETLLDNYHAIEPRTLGTMEELQPPPVAMEVDLIESTSLINMDWLDLTMSVAGGGVNSLEMSAPVGVFSSDFLNSHELHLNWD, encoded by the exons ATGGGACTCCAGAACTGGCTGCCCAGCAAATCACCTCTGTCCTCTATGGCCTGCCTTGATGTGGAGACCCCTTCCATCTACAGGGGTAAATTCAAATCAG TCCTCCAgctctgtctgcagcagaggaggagccGGGAGCAGCTTGTGGAGCAGGGCATCATGCCGC CTCTGAAATCTCCTGCTGCCTTTCATGAACAGATCCGCAGCCTGGAGAGAGCCAGG actgGGAACTTCTTAAAGCACAAACTCTGCAGCAGACCTGAGCGCTCTCAGCTGGTTCGAATGCACATCCTACAAG aGACACAGGCCCAACCCTCCCTGCAGGCCACGCAGATGAAGCTGAAGAGGGTAAGACTGGCCGATGATCTCAATGAGAAGATCGCACAGCGGCCCGGAGCCATGGAACTggtggagaagaacatcctgccCGTTGACTCGGCAGTGGAAGAGGTCATCAATG GTGGTGAGACAAAAAAGCAGCAAGATGTTTACAACTTTGATGAGGAAAGCAGCGATGCCTTATCACCCAAACAGCCTGACAGCCAGCAGTCTCCCCGCTCCACCTCCACCTCACCAAGGGAGTCTGAGGCAACCAACGCCACTTCTTATTCATCTCAGTTAAACTCTCGCACGCAG CAGGCCGTACCACCTAACTCACCGTCACGATCAGATGTAGTCAACCTCGTCTCCACCAATGAGAATGTAGTATCCTCACCTCAGCCAATAAACACTAGTGCCCCTTCTACCACACCAGGGCCCATGCTTGTGAAG CAAAGCCTTCCAAAGCTGCCCAGCGAGAGAAGCCGCAGTAAGAGGAGCAAAGAGTCCAAGCCACGGGTGAAAAAGTTAAAATACCATCAGTACATTCCCCCCGACCAGAAGCAGGAGCTCAATGAAGTGCCGATGGACTCAGCTTATGCCCGccttttgcagcagcagcagcagtttctgcAGCTCCAGATTTTAAGccagcaacagcagcagtaCAACTATCAGAGTGTCCTTCCTGCCACACCTAA AGCAACAACTGAAGCACAAACCAGCTGTTCCTCGGTTGTCGTGAGCGCAAACACTGCATCGACCCCTGTGCAGCCTTGGAACACTCAGACGAACCGCAGGCCGGATTATTTACCATCTAATTTGGACGAGATGAAG GTTGCTGAGCTGAAAATGGAATTAAAACTTAGGTCGTTGCCTGTTTCAGGCACAAAAACGGATCTGATAGAGAGGCTAAAGTCCTTTCAGGAGAGCTCTAACATCCAGACTGCGGCTATGACTGAGACAATACCAGAAGCCTCCCAGTCTGAAAAATTAACCTCTCCTGTGTCCCCTATCACCTCCAAGGTGTCCAATCTGGGCATAGACGACTGCAGTAGTGCAGAGAGCCCCACAAAGCTTTCAGGGAGTCCGTCTCCAACTCACACTGCTTGTGTGAACTCCCCACAAAGAGCTCCACCAGATAAGAGTCCCATTGAGACCTTCAATAGAGACTCTGAGAGGGACAAACGTCTTCACGAGAAGGAGCGTCAGATAGAGGAGCTGATGAGAAGGCTGGAGCAGGAGCAGAGgctggtggaggagctgaagatgCAGCTGGAGGTGGAGAAGCGGAGTCAGCAGGGAGATTCTCCACCTCAGCtcagccctctctctcccctccaggtcaaagaagaaaacaggagcCCTTCAGGGTGCTGCCATTCTCCCTGTCTGCCAGTCGTGATCAAACAAGAGGAGGCTGAAGATCAGAGCCACTTAGCTTCTCATGCGCAGCTCATTATCAACCACCAGACTGAAACCCTGCAGCCGGTCCAGACTGAAGCTGAGATCCTTCTGCCTGCATCGTTTCCTGCCAACAGCATCACATTACACACTACTGTCAGCAGCGCAGCCACAGGCCTCCTCCAGCCCTCTGGACAGATGCCACAGAAAATAGAGGCCTCAGCAGCATTACAACAGCAGTGCAGGACTCAGACTGATCCACTGACAAAG TCTTCCTCTCTCAGCCAGCCTACTTTGACCTTGCAGCAGCCGAAATCAACAAACCATGTGTCGAAGTGTAAAGACCCGCCCCGCTACGAGGATGCGGTTAAACAGACACGCGGCATGCTAACGGCTATTCAG GCTCCCACAGCAGCCAGCCAGCAGATGGACGACCTGTTCGATGTGTTAATCGAGAGTGGTG AGATCTCCCCTTTCATCAGACAGGATCCTCCCAGTCAGGACAAGCCTCTCCCTGTAACAGCCTGTGTAACCACCCTTCCCATCAACACGGTGTCATCCCGCCCTCCACCCCTAGTGCAAGTGGCCCAGCTGCCTACACCACCTCTCAGCCCCTCCACCAGCTTGGCAGCCCTGGCTTCCAACCCGAAGCTGGAGACCCTCCTGGACAACTATCACGCTATCGAGCCACGAACACTGGGGACAATGGAGGAGCTGCAACCCCCTCCTGTTGCCATGGAGGTGGACCTAATTGAAAGCACCAGCTTGATCAATATGGATTGGCTGGACCTCACAATGTCTGTGGCAGGAGGCGGGGTCAACTCATTGGAAATGTCAGCGCCAGTGGGCGTCTTCTCTTCAGACTTCCTGAACTCACATGAACTGCACTTGAACTGGGACTGA
- the cdip1 gene encoding cell death-inducing p53-target protein 1, with the protein MSSDPPPPYPGGPSAPLIEEKNGQPVPIRTAPIQGQPLPPDYGPPPYEGPGPGFLPPHVPGEGPMPMPMPPPHGDLYPPPPGHFPHPMPGHMGPGPSHFVHMGGHTATVLAPPGAATTVTVLQGEMFQTSPVQTVCPHCQQAIVTRISHDVGLMNTLFCLFCFFVGCDLGCCLIPCLIDDLKDVTHTCPYCKGYIYTYKRIC; encoded by the exons ATGTCCAGTGATCCTCCGCCTCCGTACCCTGGAGGTCCCAGCGCCCCACTTATTGAGGAGAAAAATGGACAACCAG TTCCTATCAGAACTGCTCCTATACAGGGGCAGCCGTTACCTCCGGACTATGGTCCTCCACCCTATGAGGGTCCAGGGCCAGGCTTCCTCCCCCCACATGTCCCTGGAGAAGGACCCATGCCCATGCCAATGCCTCCACCACATG GCGACCTCTACCCACCTCCGCCCGGTCACTTCCCCCACCCGATGCCGGGACACATGGGTCCTGGTCCAAGTCACTTTGTCCACATGGGAGGCCACACAGCGACCGTCCTGGCTCCTCCAGGAGCAGCCACCACTGTGACAGTACTGCAAGGGGAAATGTTCCAGACATCACCGGTGCAGACTGTGTGTCCACACTGCCAGCAGGCCATTGTCACACGCATCTCCCACGATGTCGGACTCATGAACACACTCTTTTGCCTCTTCTGCTTCTTTGTCGG GTGTGATCTTGGCTGCTGCTTGATTCCCTGTCTGATCGACGACCTCAAGGATGTGACACACACCTGCCCTTACTGTAAGGgctacatttacacatacaagcgTATATGCTAA
- the mrtfbb gene encoding myocardin-related transcription factor B isoform X2 produces MGLQNWLPSKSPLSSMACLDVETPSIYRGKFKSVLQLCLQQRRSREQLVEQGIMPPLKSPAAFHEQIRSLERARTGNFLKHKLCSRPERSQLVRMHILQETQAQPSLQATQMKLKRVRLADDLNEKIAQRPGAMELVEKNILPVDSAVEEVINGGETKKQQDVYNFDEESSDALSPKQPDSQQSPRSTSTSPRESEATNATSYSSQLNSRTQAVPPNSPSRSDVVNLVSTNENVVSSPQPINTSAPSTTPGPMLVKQSLPKLPSERSRSKRSKESKPRVKKLKYHQYIPPDQKQELNEVPMDSAYARLLQQQQQFLQLQILSQQQQQYNYQSVLPATPKATTEAQTSCSSVVVSANTASTPVQPWNTQTNRRPDYLPSNLDEMKVAELKMELKLRSLPVSGTKTDLIERLKSFQESSNIQTAAMTETIPEASQSEKLTSPVSPITSKVSNLGIDDCSSAESPTKLSGSPSPTHTACVNSPQRAPPDKSPIETFNRDSERDKRLHEKERQIEELMRRLEQEQRLVEELKMQLEVEKRSQQGDSPPQLSPLSPLQVKEENRSPSGCCHSPCLPVVIKQEEAEDQSHLASHAQLIINHQTETLQPVQTEAEILLPASFPANSITLHTTVSSAATGLLQPSGQMPQKIEASAALQQQCRTQTDPLTKSSSLSQPTLTLQQPKSTNHVSKCKDPPRYEDAVKQTRGMLTAIQAPTAASQQMDDLFDVLIESGEISPFIRQDPPSQDKPLPVTACVTTLPINTVSSRPPPLVQVAQLPTPPLSPSTSLAALASNPKLETLLDNYHAIEPRTLGTMEELQPPPVAMEVDLIESTSLINMDWLDLTMSVAGGGVNSLEMSAPVGVFSSDFLNSHELHLNWD; encoded by the exons ATGGGACTCCAGAACTGGCTGCCCAGCAAATCACCTCTGTCCTCTATGGCCTGCCTTGATGTGGAGACCCCTTCCATCTACAGGGGTAAATTCAAATCAG TCCTCCAgctctgtctgcagcagaggaggagccGGGAGCAGCTTGTGGAGCAGGGCATCATGCCGC CTCTGAAATCTCCTGCTGCCTTTCATGAACAGATCCGCAGCCTGGAGAGAGCCAGG actgGGAACTTCTTAAAGCACAAACTCTGCAGCAGACCTGAGCGCTCTCAGCTGGTTCGAATGCACATCCTACAAG aGACACAGGCCCAACCCTCCCTGCAGGCCACGCAGATGAAGCTGAAGAGGGTAAGACTGGCCGATGATCTCAATGAGAAGATCGCACAGCGGCCCGGAGCCATGGAACTggtggagaagaacatcctgccCGTTGACTCGGCAGTGGAAGAGGTCATCAATG GTGGTGAGACAAAAAAGCAGCAAGATGTTTACAACTTTGATGAGGAAAGCAGCGATGCCTTATCACCCAAACAGCCTGACAGCCAGCAGTCTCCCCGCTCCACCTCCACCTCACCAAGGGAGTCTGAGGCAACCAACGCCACTTCTTATTCATCTCAGTTAAACTCTCGCACGCAG GCCGTACCACCTAACTCACCGTCACGATCAGATGTAGTCAACCTCGTCTCCACCAATGAGAATGTAGTATCCTCACCTCAGCCAATAAACACTAGTGCCCCTTCTACCACACCAGGGCCCATGCTTGTGAAG CAAAGCCTTCCAAAGCTGCCCAGCGAGAGAAGCCGCAGTAAGAGGAGCAAAGAGTCCAAGCCACGGGTGAAAAAGTTAAAATACCATCAGTACATTCCCCCCGACCAGAAGCAGGAGCTCAATGAAGTGCCGATGGACTCAGCTTATGCCCGccttttgcagcagcagcagcagtttctgcAGCTCCAGATTTTAAGccagcaacagcagcagtaCAACTATCAGAGTGTCCTTCCTGCCACACCTAA AGCAACAACTGAAGCACAAACCAGCTGTTCCTCGGTTGTCGTGAGCGCAAACACTGCATCGACCCCTGTGCAGCCTTGGAACACTCAGACGAACCGCAGGCCGGATTATTTACCATCTAATTTGGACGAGATGAAG GTTGCTGAGCTGAAAATGGAATTAAAACTTAGGTCGTTGCCTGTTTCAGGCACAAAAACGGATCTGATAGAGAGGCTAAAGTCCTTTCAGGAGAGCTCTAACATCCAGACTGCGGCTATGACTGAGACAATACCAGAAGCCTCCCAGTCTGAAAAATTAACCTCTCCTGTGTCCCCTATCACCTCCAAGGTGTCCAATCTGGGCATAGACGACTGCAGTAGTGCAGAGAGCCCCACAAAGCTTTCAGGGAGTCCGTCTCCAACTCACACTGCTTGTGTGAACTCCCCACAAAGAGCTCCACCAGATAAGAGTCCCATTGAGACCTTCAATAGAGACTCTGAGAGGGACAAACGTCTTCACGAGAAGGAGCGTCAGATAGAGGAGCTGATGAGAAGGCTGGAGCAGGAGCAGAGgctggtggaggagctgaagatgCAGCTGGAGGTGGAGAAGCGGAGTCAGCAGGGAGATTCTCCACCTCAGCtcagccctctctctcccctccaggtcaaagaagaaaacaggagcCCTTCAGGGTGCTGCCATTCTCCCTGTCTGCCAGTCGTGATCAAACAAGAGGAGGCTGAAGATCAGAGCCACTTAGCTTCTCATGCGCAGCTCATTATCAACCACCAGACTGAAACCCTGCAGCCGGTCCAGACTGAAGCTGAGATCCTTCTGCCTGCATCGTTTCCTGCCAACAGCATCACATTACACACTACTGTCAGCAGCGCAGCCACAGGCCTCCTCCAGCCCTCTGGACAGATGCCACAGAAAATAGAGGCCTCAGCAGCATTACAACAGCAGTGCAGGACTCAGACTGATCCACTGACAAAG TCTTCCTCTCTCAGCCAGCCTACTTTGACCTTGCAGCAGCCGAAATCAACAAACCATGTGTCGAAGTGTAAAGACCCGCCCCGCTACGAGGATGCGGTTAAACAGACACGCGGCATGCTAACGGCTATTCAG GCTCCCACAGCAGCCAGCCAGCAGATGGACGACCTGTTCGATGTGTTAATCGAGAGTGGTG AGATCTCCCCTTTCATCAGACAGGATCCTCCCAGTCAGGACAAGCCTCTCCCTGTAACAGCCTGTGTAACCACCCTTCCCATCAACACGGTGTCATCCCGCCCTCCACCCCTAGTGCAAGTGGCCCAGCTGCCTACACCACCTCTCAGCCCCTCCACCAGCTTGGCAGCCCTGGCTTCCAACCCGAAGCTGGAGACCCTCCTGGACAACTATCACGCTATCGAGCCACGAACACTGGGGACAATGGAGGAGCTGCAACCCCCTCCTGTTGCCATGGAGGTGGACCTAATTGAAAGCACCAGCTTGATCAATATGGATTGGCTGGACCTCACAATGTCTGTGGCAGGAGGCGGGGTCAACTCATTGGAAATGTCAGCGCCAGTGGGCGTCTTCTCTTCAGACTTCCTGAACTCACATGAACTGCACTTGAACTGGGACTGA
- the polr3k gene encoding DNA-directed RNA polymerase III subunit RPC10, which yields MLLFCPTCGNVLIVEEGQKCMRFACNTCPYVHNITRKVNSRKYPKLKEVDDVLGGAAAWENVDSTPETCPKCGHLRAYFMQIQTRSADEPMTTFYKCCSAPCGHRWRD from the exons ATGCTTCTTTTCTGTCCAACCTGTGGAAATGTTTTAATCGTAGAGGAAGGACAGAAGTGCATGAGATTCGCCTGTAACACCTGTCCGTATGTCCACAACATCACGAGAAAG GTAAACAGCAGAAAGTATCCGAAGCTAAAAGAGGTGGACGATGTTCTTGGTGGCGCTGCTGCTTGGGAAAACGTGGACTCAACTCCAG AAACGTGTCCAAAGTGTGGACATCTGCGGGCGTATTTCATGCAGATTCAGACCAGATCAGCGGACGAGCCTATGACGACTTTCTACAAATGCTGCAGTGCTCCGTGTGGACACCGATGGAGAGACTAA
- the LOC109990377 gene encoding uncharacterized protein isoform X2 → MTSPDCQLKEISTELNLNSLKTQQLLERKKILSLFLELRNRAEFHQTEESASNQKEIIDIDEKVNQLAERKAELQKRLENIHNGREHTDEKKEVSSPSGPKMVSGELSASPNIFYIEAPPNIPAPKVYLDLENLPPCPCRTQCPECQQFVVSETFTSVSSVTWLMCCMIAMVGCVAGCCLIPFCNKKFKTIVHRCPLCRTKIQRIQRL, encoded by the exons ATGACTTCTCCCGACTGCCAGCTGAAGGAGATTTCTACCGAGTTGAACCTTAATTCCCTAAAGACACAGCAACTcctggagaggaaaaaaatccTCAGTTTATTTCTGGAGTTGAGGAATCGTGCTGAGTTTCACCAaacag AGGAGTCGGCATCAAATCAGAAGGAGATTATCGACATTGATGAAAAAGTGAACCAACTGGCAGAAAGGAAGGCTGAACTCCAAAAAAGACTGGAAAACATACACAATGGCAGAGAACACACTGACGAGAAGAAAG AGGTTAGCTCCCCCTCCGGTCCAAAGATGGTTTCTGGTGAACTTTCTGCTTCCCCAAATATTTTCTACATTGAGGCTCCGCCTAATATTCCAG CCCCTAAAGTGTACCTGGACTTGGAGAACCTTCCTCCGTGTCCATGCAGGACTCAGTGTCCAGAGTGTCAGCAGTTTGTTGTATCAGAGACGTTCACCTCTGTCAGCAGTGTGACCTGGCTGATGTGTTGCATGATAGCTATGGTTGG CTGCGTGGCCGGTTGCTGCCTCATTCCCTTCTGcaacaaaaagttcaaaacCATCGTACACAGATGTCCTTTGTGTCGAACAAAAATCCAAAGAATACAAAGGCTCTGA
- the LOC109990377 gene encoding uncharacterized protein isoform X1 has protein sequence MTSPDCQLKEISTELNLNSLKTQQLLERKKILSLFLELRNRAEFHQTEESASNQKEIIDIDEKVNQLAERKAELQKRLENIHNGREHTDEKKEVSSPSGPKMVSGELSASPNIFYIEAPPNIPAPKVYLDLENLPPCPCRTQCPECQQFVVSETFTSVSSVTWLMCCMIAMVGYGSVPSILVTHLHVNIITPFMGPVSICAVLLLLPGLLT, from the exons ATGACTTCTCCCGACTGCCAGCTGAAGGAGATTTCTACCGAGTTGAACCTTAATTCCCTAAAGACACAGCAACTcctggagaggaaaaaaatccTCAGTTTATTTCTGGAGTTGAGGAATCGTGCTGAGTTTCACCAaacag AGGAGTCGGCATCAAATCAGAAGGAGATTATCGACATTGATGAAAAAGTGAACCAACTGGCAGAAAGGAAGGCTGAACTCCAAAAAAGACTGGAAAACATACACAATGGCAGAGAACACACTGACGAGAAGAAAG AGGTTAGCTCCCCCTCCGGTCCAAAGATGGTTTCTGGTGAACTTTCTGCTTCCCCAAATATTTTCTACATTGAGGCTCCGCCTAATATTCCAG CCCCTAAAGTGTACCTGGACTTGGAGAACCTTCCTCCGTGTCCATGCAGGACTCAGTGTCCAGAGTGTCAGCAGTTTGTTGTATCAGAGACGTTCACCTCTGTCAGCAGTGTGACCTGGCTGATGTGTTGCATGATAGCTATGGTTGGGTATGGAAGCGTTCCCTCCATCCTGGTGACACATTTGCATGTTAACATAATCACACCCTTTATGGGGCCTGTTTCTATTTGTGCTGTGCTGTTGTTGCTACCAGGCTTGTTGAcgtga
- the snrnp25 gene encoding U11/U12 small nuclear ribonucleoprotein 25 kDa protein → MEEQSEDQVGGGMSVKEEEVEKDNLTDEALAADEEDDEALPHSEILDIFEEGLARLVQDPLLCDLPIQVTLEEVNSQIALEYGQAMTVRVFKADGEIMPIVVVQNATVLDLKKAIRRFMELKQQREGGVKHVSWRYVWRTFSLVFQGEKLEDDKMRLKDYGIRNRDEVTFMKRLRKK, encoded by the exons ATGGAGGAGCAGAGTGAGGACCAGGTTGGGGGAGGAATGTCtgtgaaagaggaagaggtggaaaAAGACAACCTGACAGATGAAGCTCTTGCCGCAGATGAAGAGGACGACGAGGCTCTTCCTCACTCAGAGATCCTGGACATTTTCGAGGAAGGACTTGCAAGACTTGTGCAGGACCCTTTACTTTGTGATCTGCCCATCCAG GTGACTCTGGAAGAGGTCAATTCTCAGATTGCGTTGGAGTATGGTCAGGCTATGACTGTGAGGGTTTTCAAGGCAGATGGAGAAATAATGC CCATCGTGGTGGTGCAGAATGCCACTGTCCTGGACCTGAAGAAGGCAATTCGCAGATTCATGGAGCTGAAACAACAACGTGAGGGCGGAGTGAAACATGTCAGCTG GCGGTATGTCTGGAGAACGTTTAGTTTGGTATTTCAAGGAGAAAAGCTTGAAGATGACAAGATGAGGCTGAAAGA ctACGGCATCAGGAACAGAGATGAAGTGACGTTCATGAAGAGACTCCGGAAAAAGTGA